A stretch of DNA from Vanrija pseudolonga chromosome 6, complete sequence:
atcatcaccatctCGGCCCTTGTCTCGGCAAAGCACACGACGATCGTCAACTTCTGCCAGCCGGTGACGCGCCGCATCCGGCACTGGCCCGGCGGCTGGCTCATCCCCATTGTGCTGCTCATCATCGTGTCGTTCCCTCCACTCATTGGACACGAGAGTGCGTTTTTCATGGTTTCGTGCCTTGCCTTTTGGCCACGCGTGCCCAAGAAACTGACATCCGCAGTCATCGGCATCCTTTGTGGCTTGGTATGGGGTCTTGGCGAAGGGTTCGGCATCCTGTGCGCGGGCACGTTCTTGGGCGAACTGGCCACCTGGGTGGCATTCAAGTGGTGGTGCACTGCCCGTGCGCAAAAGTGAGTTGCCGAGAGTCGTTGTGGGAAGCGAGCTGACACCCGGCCCAGGTTTGAGAAGAGAAACCGTCTCTACGCGTCCCTCACGCAACTCATTCGCGAGAAGAGCTTCATGTTTGTGCTCATCCTCCGCTTCTCCGCAGTGCCAGGACACATTGTCACGGCcgtgtcagcgagcgccggAGCCCACTTTGGATCTtactgcgccgccgccatcttAACGCTGCCAAAGCAGTTTGTCATCGTGTATCTCGGCCAGTCGTTTGGCCACCACAACCCGAGGGACACGATCATTTCATGGTGCGCGACGATCGCGACACTGCTCGGCACAGTCGTGGCTGCCGGGTACATCTACTACCAGATGCGCGTCGTCATCCGCAACGGCAGCGCGAGCCAGCTGCCACTTGCCGACCCTCACGCCCCCGGCTCGCCTAGCtgggccgacctcgaggtccgcggcgctcgcggtgTTGGAGCCGGTGCGCGtatcgacgtcgagggccgCCGCTCGGTCGATGTCATTATCGGCCcgcacgcccgccgcccgtggatcgaggcgcagcagcgccagcagcagctccagcGCGCCCGCATGGCGGCCAACGTCGGCCAGCGGACTCCCCAGCGTACGCGCAGTCTCCCCGGCAATATCACGGAGAACGAGATGCGCGACTGGCTGTCGCAGCTGGACACGGCGCTGATGACGACGGCTGGCCACCCCGAGGTCCGCGTCATCGAGCCACCAGTCCACCACGATGGTCacggtgtcgacgacgccgagctggtgcAGGAGGCTCGCCGACCGGCCCGCTCACGCGCCAACACTGGCACGCTTGAGCCCATCCCCTACTCGCAGCATGTGCTCCTCAGCCCACCTGTCGCGCCGTGCAAGTCGTCATCGCCGACTGTAACGCCGCTCCAACTCCCCGACCTGGCTGTCGAGCACATCTACCCCCaccccgac
This window harbors:
- the TVP38_5 gene encoding Golgi apparatus membrane protein TVP38; translation: MRLPSILSNPTRPRLSFLRRDTDDVPRRSDSIDLEAQTSRRSTTGDAAHETVAVGESTAVDEKSRTAVHFAANPPPYDAASAVPVVSDKEAAPVTSRDPAIPTTDTTEEPTTIQVPCTNPNQPPTVMVLFKEDYKWARAYLKDMDYRVALRRCLARHLYKWYALAIIIITISALVSAKHTTIVNFCQPVTRRIRHWPGGWLIPIVLLIIVSFPPLIGHEIIGILCGLVWGLGEGFGILCAGTFLGELATWVAFKWWCTARAQKFEKRNRLYASLTQLIREKSFMFVLILRFSAVPGHIVTAVSASAGAHFGSYCAAAILTLPKQFVIVYLGQSFGHHNPRDTIISWCATIATLLGTVVAAGYIYYQMRVVIRNGSASQLPLADPHAPGSPSWADLEVRGARGVGAGARIDVEGRRSVDVIIGPHARRPWIEAQQRQQQLQRARMAANVGQRTPQRTRSLPGNITENEMRDWLSQLDTALMTTAGHPEVRVIEPPVHHDGHGVDDAELVQEARRPARSRANTGTLEPIPYSQHVLLSPPVAPCKSSSPTVTPLQLPDLAVEHIYPHPDEDTSRAPHRPLSGAVPAITLTPTYTPARSRADSLRGTQSLDIERPLRFRPSGPEIADEADQYAIAHGARRPDLSRLRGDSRAALLGRPKDKDSDEE